The Nothobranchius furzeri strain GRZ-AD chromosome 17, NfurGRZ-RIMD1, whole genome shotgun sequence nucleotide sequence CTGTtgctgctgaccatgtccattccTTCTTGAACAGTAGacacatcttctgatggctatacTTCcatgcaggataatgcaccatgtcacgtTATCTCTTACTACTACACTACCAGATCTCATTCcaaaacctttgggatgtggtggaacggaagATTGTCATCATGGATGGAAATGTGTGACTCAAGTAAATATGATCCAGAACCTCTAAGGAAGGTTTCCAGCTCCTTGATGAATCTTTATGAAAAACAGTCTAATTAATGCAGTTTTGAAGGAAAAGAGCGGCCTAATATGAAAAGTGGACCTAATGAAACGGTCATTAGGGAACCAAATATTgtttgaaaaaaaatgttttgatttTCTGAGTAGCATCTCTTCAAACCAGCATAATTCTAGTGAACTTTTTAGAACGTTAGAGTGGGCAGAAAGCACTCCCATGGTTTTGGATCCCCGCTGAGCTCTGATCCATAAATATTACATTACCTGATATCACATCAACTTCTGTTTTATATAAAAAATCAATAGGCGCACTCTCAGCGGTCCTAACGTGATTTCCTTTAATGGCTTTACTTGTACATTTCTGCGCTTCAGGTGACTGAAGCAGACTACCAATAACTCAATTTCCTCATTGGCCCCCCTTTGCTGGCGCGTGCCTGCGCCCGACTGTTCACGCGCCCCACCGCGCGCGCTAGCCACGGAGAAGTTATTATGTAAGATGTTCCCAATCACATCTCAGCCAGTCCGAGGTCGCTTTAACGGAAATCTCCGCTCCTAGCAGTAAACCTGGGCGCACACAAACCTCCTCTTCCTCAAAGTGTCGCAACTTGTGCGCAAAACTGATCGAGAAGTCCTAGAAGGAAAAAGATTCCGGTAAGAAACGCCGTATCATTTTTTTCATGTGTAATGGGAATGCACGTTAGAGTAATATACTGCGGGGGTCTGGTAGACTTTAATAAAATGTAATGTTTACTTTTTTGGGCTCGTGGGACTTTTTCTATTCACCTCTGTTGTGCGCAAAGTGGAGATAACGCGTTGATGGTCGTGGTTTCTTCTCCTTTAATTCTGGTCTAAATTAAATTAGGATTGAGTCTCACTCGGACAGGGACTCAGGGGTCCCCATACCTGTCAGAGCTACAGCTGAGGCTCGATCAGACGGCTGCAGACACAGGACAGACCATTTCCTAAGGGTTCGATGTCTGATCATCACTATTTGATCCTGTATGTTATAGTTTGATAATATGACTAAACACTAAACAAGGCAACCTTTGATGAGAAATGCAGATTTTCTCACTGCATGGCTTGTCCTGCCAGCAGACACAACACACACGTGACGTTAAGTGTCCAAATACTGCCATAAATAATCAGCATCAAAggctgcaggacacacacacacacacacacacacacacacacacacacacacacacacacacacacacacacacacacacacacacacacacggttcagACTGAAATGATTTTGCAGccacatttttgtttgtttgtctgaAGGACTCTGACTAATTACCGCAGATGAAAACCGCACATCCTAATAGGTCATTACGGCTCATAACAGAGACAGCCACAAGCGATTAATGCCCTACCTGTCAACATTTATCATCGTTGAAGAGTCCTCTGTTAAAAATGATGAATATTTCCAATCCCAGATGTTTGCATTTCTTTGTTGGAAAACTAACATCTGGGGGAATCAAGTCAAGAGCAAACCATTTCCATCGGTTTATCTGTTGATGCTGCGCTGTCAGAAATGTGCATGCAGATTGTCTGCACACATGATTTAGATATTCTTGATCTTATTGTAATGAAATTGTATTTCTGGTCCATTAATTTGTGCTGTTGGGGTCTTTCAGGACCACACATTGGGACTGGGAGCTGCTGTGAATGTTTAGAATAAATTCCCACAGTCAAGAGAGGAAATGATTTTTCTCATTATCAATGTTATTGCGATGGAAGTTTAAATCAGCAGGCTATTATGGCATTGCTTCGAGTTCTGATGAGGTTTCATCAGTTATTCTTATAGCATGCACTCCAGAGGACGAATAGATGATGTGTTCTTCTCACAACCTCATATCTGCCTCACAACTATATTTATTTCCCTCATAAAATTTTCGTTTTCTGATATTAAATCCACTGCCAGTGTGCACTAAATGGAAAAACAAGAAACATATTGCAGTAACAGACATTTGTCTATAACGCCCAAATGTGCGGCAGGGTTAAGAGTCTGATAGCAATAACAGAATCTGATTTGCTCATTTCAATAAAAGGTTGGAGCGAATTAGAAAATATCAGGTAAAAAAGAGGTTAGCAATCTACTTCCTGATTTTTGCTTAGACGATGTCCTGTATAGGATGTTAAAACTGTCTGCAGGGAAAGGCACTCAGGAAGCCATTCTTCTGGTTAGATTGTCGTTATTTATCACTTTTGCACAGAATGGCTGCAAAATGACAGCAAAAATGGCAGAAAAACATTTTAGGGGATTCTCTGTTCCGCTGCAGCTATTTAACAAGCCTCATTTGTTCAGCTtaccttcttttcttcttctttttaggcTGCACAAAGACTACTTGAGATTATGGATCAGGGAAAAGTGAAAGATGCAAATATTCGTGAAGTAATTACAGCAAGTGTCACAAATTAGATTGGCTTCTCCTCTGGCTCTTAGCCAAGCCTAAAAAAGCCACCATGGAGCTGCAGCACTACACCAATCACAACCAAGCCCAGTGGAGAGAGATACCGTGGGACTCCACTGACGACTGCTCACCCTCTGTTAGCGGCACCACTCTCCTCATCATCGCGTACAGCATGGTGATGGCGGTGGGCCTCATCGGGAACTCCTGTCTGGTGTTTGTCATCACACGGCACAAAGAGATGCAGAATGTCACCAACATCTTCATCGCCAACTTGTCTTGCTCAGACATTCTGATGTGCATTATATGCCTTCCAGTCACTATCATCTACACACTGATGGACCGATGGATCCTGGGAGATGCTTTGTGCAAACTCACACCATTCATTCAGTGCATTTCTGTCACTGTCTCTATCTTCTCCCTTGTCCTCATTGCCATGGAGCGCTACCAGCTCATTGTCCACCCGACTGGATGGAAACCATTGGTGGGCCAGTCCTACCTGGCAGTGGTTGTCACCTGGATCGTGGCCTGCCTAATCTCTGTGCCTTTACTCAAGTACAGCGTACTTACGTTGCCTTTCCAGAACCTGAGCCTCCCCATCCCCGTCAGTGACCACCTGATATGTATGGAGCTGTGGCCATCTGTTCAAAAACGGCGTGCTTACACCACCTCCCTGCTTGTCTTTCAGTACTTCCTTCCCCTTGCCCTCATTCTCGTCTGTTACCTGCACGTCTACCTGCGcctgaggaggaggaaggacatGGTGGAACGtggcagaaacacaactcagaagAAGAACAAGGGTGCCACGAGGATCAACGCCATGCTCATCTCCATTGTGGTGGCGTTCGCCCTCGCCTGGCTCCCTCTCAATGTCTTCAACACGGTGTTTGACTGGAACCACGAGGCTATCCCATCCTGTGGCCATGACATAATCTTTTCATTCTGCCACCTCACAGCTATGGTCTCCACATGTGTCAACCCTATCATCTACGGTTTCCTCAACAGCAACTTCCAGAAGCAGCTCAAGTCCACCATGTTGCGCTGTCACTGCTGGGGAGCAGGGGATAGGTACGAGAGCGTCCCGCTCTCCACGGTGAGCACAGAGGTCACAAAAGGGTCAGTTTTAAGTAATGGATCCATCACTGTCAACACATAAACCCAAGCCCCACCGAAGAGACAAAGAAACCAACACCTGGTCATCGTTTGGAGATTATGTTGCTTTCTACACAAAAGGAGGACTGTGTTGAAACACGCATTGCGGACATTTGGCCAGATTGGTTCAGTGTTTCTGATTAATTGTGAGCTCATATTTGAGGGGAAGTAGATGACACAATAAAGGAGCAAAGGTTGGACAAGTCAAACCATTGTTACATGACCAAAGACACTTTCATGAGCTCATAGGGCCAGCATTTTCAAACCATGTGCTCACACAAACAAAGAGAACCCGTTAACTGTTGTTTTCTCTCCAAACCTATGACATCTATTCAGAAGTCATGTTTATATAAATATCAGCTCTTATCTGAAGCCTCAGACACTTTTACCAGCTATAAAAGTGTCTAACCACCGGAGAATGCAAAACAAATGTTCGCTTTCATTCAGCTGTGCTATGCTAACTTTATTGGTGAAAATAGTGAGAGGATAGTGATGTGGTAGTGATTATGAGCCAAAAAGCTTCTCTCACAGCTGAAGGAGACATTGGATGTGACATAAGCGTCTATACCGTATATTGCTGACGTTGTCTTAATGCTTTTGTTTTTTGCTGTAACCAGCTCCACCGCTGTACCGGTCCTAGAGAGACCCTTGGTAAGAGCTGTGGACATGCTGTCAGCTCAGGTCTGAACTCCAGGATGTATATACTGTGTGTGGGATCCAATGTGTCACTCAACCGTCATATATCAGCTGCAGTAAAACTACATAAAAGTGACACTGAGGACTTTGTTGGGGCAGATTTCTACTGATGTACGCGTATCACATGACATGACCAAATAAAGAGCACTTCTGGCATAGAGAGTGCTGGCAGTCACTTTGTGCTTGTTTAATTGCATTAAATCATTTACTTTATGTTTAACGATGAAGCCTGTGTTGTCGTATTTGTTTTAGACCTCTGGTCACTGGGGGTTGGAGCATCACTGTGTTTGTGCATTATAAACCACACTGGGTAGAAACAAACTTTACAGATTTATTGTTCACCCATCTTCATGATTTTGCAAGAAACTTAAAAAATCGGATTTGTtttcttggtccacttttgtcatGAATCTGCATCTTTTCACGGTCAGTGGTCTGCTTTGAAAATGTCAAAAGTTTTCTTTTAAACTCCCAAAAGCCGTTTTAAACAACCAGTTCTGGATTTTAAACTTTAAAGAACATATATTTTGAGTTTGCTGATTATTTTACTTGTGATTTTTCAAAAATAACAGTTTTTTGAAGCATTACTCACGGACAACAGAAATGTTAAAACCGATGCTGTTCACTCAT carries:
- the npy8br gene encoding neuropeptide Y receptor Y8b, whose protein sequence is MELQHYTNHNQAQWREIPWDSTDDCSPSVSGTTLLIIAYSMVMAVGLIGNSCLVFVITRHKEMQNVTNIFIANLSCSDILMCIICLPVTIIYTLMDRWILGDALCKLTPFIQCISVTVSIFSLVLIAMERYQLIVHPTGWKPLVGQSYLAVVVTWIVACLISVPLLKYSVLTLPFQNLSLPIPVSDHLICMELWPSVQKRRAYTTSLLVFQYFLPLALILVCYLHVYLRLRRRKDMVERGRNTTQKKNKGATRINAMLISIVVAFALAWLPLNVFNTVFDWNHEAIPSCGHDIIFSFCHLTAMVSTCVNPIIYGFLNSNFQKQLKSTMLRCHCWGAGDRYESVPLSTVSTEVTKGSVLSNGSITVNT